TTTTTATTTTACCTTTTGCCGGAGGAAACCGCCGGCATTCCTACTATACCACTAGATTCTCATACTGACAATACTGAACAATCTTACTGCGGCGTACACGTCGCTGCAGATTATGAGAAACAAAAGCTGCCTGTCATAGTTTTTTTTCAGCACCAGCCACTCATTTTTAAATGTGAGAAGAAATATAGGCAGAAGAGGCAGAAAATACCTTCCCTGAACGCCTAAAATCACCCTGGAGCTGGCGGGAGTCCAGGCCACCAGCATGGAAAACATAGTTGCGCCTGCGCAGGCCAGAAATAAAAACCAGATCCACGCCCTTTTCCATCCCTTGATATAAATTGTTTCATCCCCAGGCTTTTTTAACGCCATCACGACCAGGGCAAATGTCAGGAACAAAATAATAAAATAGGGCACGTCTAAAACCTGATCTATATTTCCCAAATACGCCCCAAACATTGTTAAATGATAATACTGCAGCTGCCACACCAAGGTGTTGTAAAACATTTCAATCAGTTTTCCCGGGCTGTGAAGAAGGCCGCTGAAGGTAAATCCAGGTTCCTCGGCCCATCCAATATAATTTTCCGTGCCTCCTGTATACACCTGGATTGTCTGAAGGTTAATTAAAACCATAGCCGCCCCATACACGAAAAGCACTGCCGCAGCCGCAGCCGCCCACTGCTTTAAGCCTCCAAATTTTCTCACCGGAATCAGCAGACAGAATCCCATACAGACAGCGTAAACCATTTTGCAGGGACCTACAATTCCCATGACTGCAGCCAGCAAAACCACATCCCTGATTCTTACATTTTTCCCGCTGTAAGCCAAATCCAGACAAATAGCCGCAAAGTAAATGCTTATACATATAATCATAGCATCATAGGAAAATGACGCGGCCAGGTGGAGAGTCATAGGCAGAAGGCCTACTGCGCACAGAATTTCCTTTCCAAACGGCATCCTTTTTACAGCCAGCCACATCACTGCAGTAAACATTAAAAGGTTAAACAGACGGCCTAAATATAAAAGGCCCAGGCCTCCTAAATTAAGGAGACGGCCTAAGGCAATACCGGCGCCAGGGGCCACATATGCAAGAGGGGTGGTGGCCACAGCTGTCTGCCCTGAAAGCACCGTCTGGTTATCCCCCGTTCCTTTTAAACCTCTTTTTTCAATTTCCCTGTAGGTTTTTTCCTCCAAAAATAATCCCAGGCCCTGTCCTGTTTCAGCCCCATCCTGGCTTCCCCCAGAGTTTTCTATAAATAAATCCTGGCTTCTTATATACACCCTTCCATTTTCATCTGTGGAAGGCTGCCCTAACATAGTGCTGGAAATTTTGTAAGCTGAAATATAATGGCGGATTTCATCAGGGGCTGATAAAGGCGGCAGCACAAAACAATATATCAGCCCCAGCAGAAGGCAGGCAGCTGCAAATATGGTTTCTATTTTAAATTTTGCCTTCCCTAAAAGCAGCCACCCTAAAGCAAAAACTGCGGCCAAACCTAACACAGCCAGAATCCCGTACCACCACGTTAAAAATCCGTCCTGGCTTTCCAGGGCCCCGGCTTTTACCCCCTGGTAATGCCACAGAGCCAGCAAAAGCACTGCCCCTGTCCCCAGAGCCCAAAGAATTTTCTTTCCTTCTATCTCCCCCAGTTTCATTTCCTGATCTCCTCTTTTTTCTCTGCCGCTTCCTTATTTTTTTCCCCACAAGACTTTTTTTCATCCCCGGATTTGCTTTCTGACCTTTCCTGGTCTAGAGCCACTCTCTGCACCAATTCTCTTAGCTTTGCCTCCAGCAGAGAAATCCTGATAGTCATGGAAAATACTTTTACCAGCAACAGGAAAATCACAAAGAGGAATATAAAGTTGGAGGTGGAGTAAGTTCCCACCAAATTAGACAGCCACAAAGCAATGCCTGGAAACAGGCTGAAAATCATCAGTATGGCTGACATAAACACCCAAAACAGAGAGTCCTCAATCTGTACCTTAGACTGGCGAATTTTGTGAATCATCAGCATCCCGGTGCCCAGAGAAGCTAAAATTAATACGATGCGAAGCATCACAGGAATCTGTAATCCCATATTATTTTTCCTCCTGCATCTTCCAATAATTTTTGTTCATGGCAAAACGTTTTACTAACCAGAAAGGCAGCTTTTCATACCGTTTTCCCAGCTGGTACCCTAAAAATTTAAATCCGCTGTTTATTACTAAACCTGGTATTAAATGAAACTTTTTCTTTCCCGCCAAAAATGCAGCCGTGCTTTTTACAAGGCGGACCCCCTCCCCCACAGAAGGCACTCCCTGAAATACCTCCGGGTGGTCTGCCTGGGACACTCCCAAATCAAAATTTCTGTGAAACTGCTGAAAACATGAGTAATTATGAGAATGAATCACCTTGGCCTTGGCCTCATATTGTACTGCATACCCTGCCTTTAAAGCTTTTGCGGCAAAAATCATATCTTCATTAAAAATTGTCCTGTTAATAAAGCCTCCCAGCTCTAAAAACTCTTTTCTTCTGTAAGCGCAGCACACATTGGAGGCAAAAAATGTTTTTATTCCCAGACGCGGCAGATCCTTTATGGTTTTTAACTGGCTTTTATCAGGATAATTAAACTGTCTTGTATATGCTTCCGCCATCCTGCAGTCCTTTTCAGCCAACTGGCGCCCGTAAACCTCAATTACCTGCTCCCCGTCCGGACCCTGATTTTCAAAAGCCTTTACTAAAGCCTTTGTCAGCTTTCCGTCCGCCGGCATGGCATCGTCTGTCATACACAGGAAAATATCTGCCTGAGAATACGATGCTCCCAGATTCCTGGCCGCCCCGTGGTCAAATTCCTCTTTAGAAATATGATGCACTTGTAAAATAGGACAGGCCTCAAATTCTTCCTTCCAATATTTTTTTTCTGTATTAATTACAATAATCTTTCTAACAGGAAGCTCCTGTTTTTCCAACCTTTTTAACATCTCCCTAAACTTAGGCCCCGGCTTATAAGAAGGTATAATCACATCTATAGTCACAGCGCTTCCTCCTTTGCTTTATTTAACAATATAAGCTGACACACAGTAAATCCTGCGGCCAGGCCTGCCATAAGAAGTAAATAGCTTAGGGCGGCCCCTGTAATTCCCATGCCTCCCACTAAAGTGAAGGAAAGCACGGCTCCCACTGCGGCCCCCAAAAAATAAATCCAAAAAATCAGATTTTGTTTTCTCATTATCACCAGCAGGTAATAGGACAGATTAGCCAGGGCATAAAGGCCCCCTCCTATAATTATCATAGTAAAGGGCAGGCTGAATCTAACCAGCATACCTTTATAATGTTCTCCCAGCAAAAGCTCCATAATCCCTAAGGCCCACGGCCCTAAAACAATGGCAAGGATTCCTGCCAGTACAGTGAGACCTGCAATCACTCCTCCGATTTTCCTGCTGATTTTAGTAAATTCCTTATAATTTTTCTCATTCCAGCAGTCTGTTAATCTGGTGAGAAAGGGACGGATAATAAAGTTAGCCACCAAATAAATAACAGAGGTAGGCATAAAAATAATATTAAAATATCCGTTCATGGCATCGTTCATTTTATAATCAATGGCATATTTTGCTGCGGAGAAAACGAAAAAATCTAAAAATACAGATAAAAATAAAAGATCTGTGTTTAAAAACAGGGATTTCGTTTTTTCTTTTCTCACATTATAATCTACAGACGGCAGAATCCCCGCCTTCATTACAGATAAGTTAAATAATACTACTCCCGCCGCCTGAGCCG
The window above is part of the Lachnoclostridium edouardi genome. Proteins encoded here:
- a CDS encoding DUF2142 domain-containing protein, which produces MKLGEIEGKKILWALGTGAVLLLALWHYQGVKAGALESQDGFLTWWYGILAVLGLAAVFALGWLLLGKAKFKIETIFAAACLLLGLIYCFVLPPLSAPDEIRHYISAYKISSTMLGQPSTDENGRVYIRSQDLFIENSGGSQDGAETGQGLGLFLEEKTYREIEKRGLKGTGDNQTVLSGQTAVATTPLAYVAPGAGIALGRLLNLGGLGLLYLGRLFNLLMFTAVMWLAVKRMPFGKEILCAVGLLPMTLHLAASFSYDAMIICISIYFAAICLDLAYSGKNVRIRDVVLLAAVMGIVGPCKMVYAVCMGFCLLIPVRKFGGLKQWAAAAAAVLFVYGAAMVLINLQTIQVYTGGTENYIGWAEEPGFTFSGLLHSPGKLIEMFYNTLVWQLQYYHLTMFGAYLGNIDQVLDVPYFIILFLTFALVVMALKKPGDETIYIKGWKRAWIWFLFLACAGATMFSMLVAWTPASSRVILGVQGRYFLPLLPIFLLTFKNEWLVLKKNYDRQLLFLIICSDVYAAVRLFSIVSMRI
- a CDS encoding DUF2304 domain-containing protein, with the protein product MGLQIPVMLRIVLILASLGTGMLMIHKIRQSKVQIEDSLFWVFMSAILMIFSLFPGIALWLSNLVGTYSTSNFIFLFVIFLLLVKVFSMTIRISLLEAKLRELVQRVALDQERSESKSGDEKKSCGEKNKEAAEKKEEIRK
- a CDS encoding lipopolysaccharide biosynthesis protein, translated to MVWFAKKFLLYKGNNRQKADVIWNILGSGVYAAASMVLAFVVMRLAGEDDGGIFSLGFSALGQQLFIVAYFGIRPFQITDGKKEYSFGDYLNLRFFTVGLAILIGALYLTGMTVLGPYSPRKAVILFLLVVYKVIDGFADVYESEFQRQSCLYLTGKSNTFRTILSVTCFLISFQIGKSLTFACGAAVAAQAAGVVLFNLSVMKAGILPSVDYNVRKEKTKSLFLNTDLLFLSVFLDFFVFSAAKYAIDYKMNDAMNGYFNIIFMPTSVIYLVANFIIRPFLTRLTDCWNEKNYKEFTKISRKIGGVIAGLTVLAGILAIVLGPWALGIMELLLGEHYKGMLVRFSLPFTMIIIGGGLYALANLSYYLLVIMRKQNLIFWIYFLGAAVGAVLSFTLVGGMGITGAALSYLLLMAGLAAGFTVCQLILLNKAKEEAL
- a CDS encoding glycosyltransferase family 2 protein; amino-acid sequence: MTIDVIIPSYKPGPKFREMLKRLEKQELPVRKIIVINTEKKYWKEEFEACPILQVHHISKEEFDHGAARNLGASYSQADIFLCMTDDAMPADGKLTKALVKAFENQGPDGEQVIEVYGRQLAEKDCRMAEAYTRQFNYPDKSQLKTIKDLPRLGIKTFFASNVCCAYRRKEFLELGGFINRTIFNEDMIFAAKALKAGYAVQYEAKAKVIHSHNYSCFQQFHRNFDLGVSQADHPEVFQGVPSVGEGVRLVKSTAAFLAGKKKFHLIPGLVINSGFKFLGYQLGKRYEKLPFWLVKRFAMNKNYWKMQEEK